One part of the Dysidea avara chromosome 10, odDysAvar1.4, whole genome shotgun sequence genome encodes these proteins:
- the LOC136268309 gene encoding balbiani ring protein 3-like: MLCFALCIVAITSTQVWGAPSQELSTNSTASTIDREAFQQKYSLDDEDVIRYLTEIENANKSGAGVTQVGDSFVPIGFKNCEDGPVPSIHQQHVSMLHWPPFHKYTCKGLSCNDPWCLAVKTATICAWALHYTIDYYEDGEPYAKLHGIWQVCYETHLQCDCRKCEHITSSSECVQTEPCPNGVVPNTGFCYWRQPSVISSDPSDVIAAANGNGLTGVTGACNCCHPKSCIEPLEFNPDTCQCACKQLYCEISQVFNEATCMCECDNIQLCDSLHIWNPDTCECDCKSTCLPPKTAQDLVTCKCECPPIVCTDPPRTVLNDNTCECECPPTHCIDPLILNPTTCECECPDCPPGSTLDSDTCDCIGVCNQQQYHGSDYCEMVHCIEDPSRMCALTAGAICECPPGESSRSCREITDPGECNNTACPDNNSLRCKFYHYHNPSTGQEGCQCDDIDTATNTDEDCCIEKPSAPLGVDCSIYNAHGSDDCNSVSNGEACEWKCDCSEIDDHEACIRSTCKDFPTVSCEYSQVTGCSCPRCCRDHPNKSAVFDCSTLDSFGSERCNQVLGGNTCQWTCPCNEINSQDACDMSTCIDDPNRRCQFDTAAGACFCT, translated from the exons atgctttgctttgctttgtgcaTAGTTGCTATTACTTCTACTCAAGTCTGG GGAGCACCTAGTCAAGAGCTGAGTACTAATTCAACAGCAAGTACCATAGATAGAGAAGCATTTCAGCAAAAGTATTCACTTG ATGATGAAGATGTGATCAGATATTTGACAGAGATTGAAAATGCAAACAAATCTGGTGCTGGTGTGACACAAGTTGGTGATTCATTTGTGCCAATTGGCTTCAAAAACTGTGAAGATGGTCCTGTGCCATCAATACATCAACAGCATGTCAGCATGCTCCACTGGCCTCCCTTTCATAAATATACTTGTAAAGGATTATCCTGCAATGATCCATGGTGTCTGGCAGTTAAAACAGCAACAATATGTGCATGGGCTCTACATTACACCATTGACTATTATGAAGATGGTGAGCCATACGCCAAGTTGCATGGAATTTGGCAGGTATGCTATGAGACACATCTTCAATGTGATTGCAGGAAATGTGAACACATCACAAGTTCCTCTGAATGTGTTCAAACTGAACCATGTCCAAATGGTGTTGTCCCAAATACAGGCTTTTGTTATTGGAGACAGCCATCTGTCATAAGTAGCGATCCATCTGATGTGATAGCTGCTGCTAATGGCAATGGACTAACAGGAGTAACAGGAGCTTGCAATTGCTGCCACCCAAAATCCTGTATCGAGCCACTGGAGTTTAATCCTGATACCTGTCAATGTGCATGCAAGCAGCTGTATTGTGAAATTTCACAAGTATTTAATGAAGCTACTTGCATGTGTGAATGTGACAACATCCAGCTTTGTGACAGTCTACACATTTGGAATCCCGATACATGTGAATGTGATTGCAAGTCAACATGCCTGCCACCCAAAACAGCACAAGATCTGGTCACATGCAAATGTGAATGTCCACCAATTGTTTGCACTGATCCTCCTCGTACAGTGCTAAATGATAATACATGTGAGTGTGAATGCCCACCAACACACTGTATAGATCCTTTAATATTAAATCCAACTACTTGTGAGTGTGAATGTCCTGACTGCCCCCCTGGTAGTACCCTAGACAGTGATACATGTGACTGTATTGGTGTCTGTAACCAGCAGCAGTACCATGGCTCTGATTATTGTGAAATGGTACACTGTATAGAAGACCCATCCAGAATGTGTGCCCTGACTGCTGGTGCAATATGTGAATGTCCTCCAGGTGAAAGCTCTAGATCTTGCAGAGAAATAACAGATCCTGGTGAATGTAACAACACTGCATGCCCAGACAACAACTCATTAAGATGCAA GTTTTATCATTATCATAACCCATCTACTGGACAAGAAGGGTGTCAGTGTGATGATATCGATACTGCTACCAATACTGATGAAGATTGCTGCATTGAAAAACCATCTGCCCCATTAGGAGTGGACTGTAGTATCTATAATGCCCATGGATCTGATGACTGCAATAGTGTCTCAAATGGGGAGGCTTGTGAGTGGAAGTGTGATTGCTCTGAAATTGATGACCACGAAGCATGCATCAGAAGCACTTGTAAAGATTTCCCCACTGTTAGTTGTGAATATAGTCAAGTAACTGGCTGCTCTTGTCCAAGATGTTGTAGAGATCACCCAAACAAATCTGCTGTCTTTGATTGTTCTACACTTGACTCATTTGGCTCAGAAAGATGCAATCAAGTGTTAGGAGGGAATACCTGTCAGTGGACATGTCCTTGCAATGAGATAAACAGCCAAGATGCTTGTGACATGAGTACATGCATTGATGACCCAAACAGAAGGTGTCAATTTGATACTGCTGCAGGTGCATGTTTCTGCACATAA